Below is a genomic region from Zea mays cultivar B73 chromosome 9, Zm-B73-REFERENCE-NAM-5.0, whole genome shotgun sequence.
TCCCTAAATGGGCAAATATTGGGTTGATCTTGTTGAAGTATATAAATGGACTTCCAACCTTTTCCCAAAAAGTTTAAGTTTTTGGGTTCTATTAGTTAGTTCATCCACTCTAACATGGTATTAGAGTGAGATGTCACGAATTCGAATCCTAAGAGAGGCTTAATTTATATCTCCACTCATTTATTTCCATGTTTAAGAGTGTGTTTGATTTGACTTTTGCCTCCTAAAAACCAAAAGCCAAAACAAAGGCCCGAACCAAAAAGAAGCTTTTTCCATAAGTCTAAATTCTCGTAGTGCAAAATTGAAAAGGTTCTTTGGACCTGCTTTTAGCGGATTTCGAATGGAACTATGCAAATATATATGGACAAACTTTTAGAGGCTTCCATCAAACGATTTTTAGTTTTTTAAACTCTCTGCCACAACAACTTTTTTTTTACAGATCATAGTCCACGACATCTTTTTCATAGTCacaacccaaccaaacagaccccaaATGAATTGTCTACCTTTTCCAACAGCTTAAGCTTTTGAGTTTGAACTGGTTAGTGCATTCACTCTAACAGATCTTGTTTGTCTCGGTTAAGAGATTGAGTCGAACACCTTATCCGTGCCCTAATCTGGAGCGCAACAACTTTTTGGTTGCGACTTCTTTTCACGTCGCATATATAAAAACAAGAAAAGGACTAGCAGGCGAATCAACTTTCGTCGTTTCACTGAATACACACAAGATTTCATAAGTGTTTAGTTCCGAAGTCAGTTTGGATGGAACGACTCCGTCCCTAAAAACGGCTCAGTCCGAGAGAGTTTGGAAGTCAAATGGTTTAATATTTAAGCATAATTTTCTATTTTTACacgaactatatatatatatatatatatatatatatatatatatatatatatatatatatatatatatatatatatatatatatatatatatatatatatatatatatatatatatatatatatatatcacacaCACCGAAAGACGCCAGCAACAGTACTAAGCTTTCATGCGAAATTACCGAGGAACTTTTGGGCCCATGGAATTCGATCTAGATTTTTTAAGAGTTTCAGGACAGTGCCCCATCTTTGAATATCCGCTGATCAATGATCAAAACACAAGTCCAGTTTAACCAACTGGTCATGGCAAATCCTGAATCCCGTTGTTAGGTGATTACTACCGGCAAACCTTTTCTTATCGCGGGTGCAATCTTAACGTTCTGTGGGTTGCACTCTAGTAATAAAGTCTACATGTGAGCGTATTTGACTCATCAGAAACAAGGCGAGTGCAATTGTCTGGGTAATGGGATTAAGAAACTAACGTGTcatgtttggttcacgaaatgtaacgtaaatatTAATAACAATAATTTATATTTTAATATCGGCAGTGACAAGTTTGAATAAAACGATATTCATTTATAGTGTGGTATCATATTAATGTTAGAGTTAAATAAACATGATTTAATTACTGCCGTGAACCAAATGGCATCTAaggggtgtttgtttgggattaggGAGATTATAATTTCAAACAAACACCCACCAAGTCTCTAAATTACTAACAAATTTCCTCAATGGTAGATTATGTCTCTCGTGAAATTCGGTAATCCGTGATACGCGATTTTGTTTGCGGGAGGAAGCTCATAAAATCATTTTTTGTGGAACCAGATATAGATTGTACGTGCAGTAACAGTAGGCGTTGGGCTGAAAGCTGGTAGGCCGAGTACAGACAGTGGATGTGGCCACGGCAAGCTGACGGCCTGCGTAAGCATTGCAGGGCCGTGACCGAATGCAGGGCTTCTGTTCCCTAGAAGAAAGCCACAAACCCCGCGgacaaagaaacaaaatttctaATGCCCGCATTTTTGGGAGGCAAAATCTCTCGTCCACTCTCTTGTGTAGTTCATTCGAACACCAAGTGCCATGCCAAACTTAAAGCCAGATAATTGATAACGAACTGATAAAGACACAATAGGTGCTGCAATGCAACGGCCAACAAGCCAGATTGCATCTCGGATTCGTCCCTACCACGGTTTCCGACCAGCTAGACATTTATGTGAGCTCGGCCTCGGCGTCCTCCCTCCCTCACCTCCGAGCAGCTGCAACGCGTAGCCTGCACACGTTTATTACACGCAAGGACGGACACGGTCATGTCGGTGCGGCGTCTTTTGCACTTGCACATAGCTCTGCTGATGCCGTTGAGCTGTGCAGGTTTCAGGTGCAGCTTCAAGCTTACCATGGGTCCGGTCGTCTCAACCGGAAGCGCAGGTGGGCTTGCGAGGGGGCAGCTGGTGGTGAGGCGTTCTCTGGCCAGCGAGAGGAACAGAACGTCAGTAAGTTCAGTGCTGGAGGAACCACAGCACACGAGTTCATTCACGTGGCGTTTCCCATCAGAGGCAGCCATTAGTTGAACTTGAACCGAGTGGTGTAGCGGTCCAACCGACCTTCAGCTTGGGCTTCAGAGACTCGACGGTGGCCCTCGTGCTACTGTTCGCAGCCTGCTGCAAGAACACAAGCCAAAAGGACGGAGCACACGGTTGTTAGAGATGATGGTCCGGGGGGCCTGAGCTCTGAAACATACATGCGCGGTTCATGAGCTCTCTCTGACCTTGCCCAGCACCCAGTCTGCAGAGTCGAAGTAGGCGCGCTCGTGGTCCTGCATTCGCACAGCACACACGCAGGAGCGACGTGAGTGAGTGGGAGTGATCATCAGAGCTTCTAACAATCTAGCTAGGCATTCGTGTTCTTTGGTCCAAACATCATCAGCCACCTTGGATATCAAAGGCTTCTTCTTGGGTGCGATTCCTCCGTACTTCTTCTCCCCGCATGCCTGCAAAAAAACGGATCAAGACGTCGCAGTTCACAAACTTGTGCCGAATCCTGCGCCAAACCCCCGAATTATGAATCTGCCCTCCGGAGAGAGAGAGTCGACTTCTGAAGCTGTGCCCAGCTCTTCCAGATAGGGGAAAGGGTCCGATGAATGCTAGCTTATCCGTTTGTTCACGGGTCAGGCCATCATCCGGCACAGATACAGACGCTTCTGATCTAGTGGACTGACATGACGAAACTACCTTTCTGACCACTCCGGTTAATCATAATTTCACAGCTGAAAGTACTGCGCCAGTGCGCCCCGCGCTGACAAAAAAACAAGCGTCCCTTTCGACCCCTCGCTCGACCAATAGATCATCCCAGGAAACGATATGCCTCTGGCCCGGCCGGCTGGCCTAAGCATGTGACCGATCTACATCTACCGACGGCGACCCCTGAACAAAGCCACGAAAACGACAGGGTTCCACCGGCGCTATAGATGTACATGAGGCACGGGCCCGTTAACCCGGCCCGAGGCCCTTTTTTTGGCCCGGTTCGCGCCCGGCCCGGCACGTATGGGATGGGCCCGGGCTGGCATGGCCCAGTGGAGCAGGCCGTGCTGGCCAGGCACGTgggccggcacggcacggccTGCTCCACGCGGACAGCCCGGTTGGGGCCCGTAGCCGACGCCGTGGCCCTTACCTCCTCGCCTCCTCGCCCCATGGGGCCCACCTCTCAGTCCCTCCGCTCGCACTCGCATTCGCACTCGCACcctgctccctctctctctcccgacTCGGCGGCGATTGACTTGGCGATTGGCGATTCCCCTCCGACGCCTCCGTCGCGGCGCCGCCCCTGTCCAGCGACCTCGGCTCCCGTCCCCGACGCCGGTGACCTCGATCCACCAGCTCCTCTCTAACCCTAACCCCTCTCCCCTATCCAATCCCCTCTCTCTCGGTGAACTATGTGAGTTCGTGTTGTCGTCTCGTCCTCCCCTCCGGCCCTTCCCAGCTCGCCGTCGTCTCTAATCGGTCTCTGTCTGTCGTGTGTCGTCTGGGTGGCCCTCGTGTTCTCCGGCATCGGGCTCCGGTAGCACaggtaaaccctaaccctaaccctagatctttcgtaaaccctaaccctaactgtaTAATGTTTTGCTCTTTTGTAGGTCAGTTGCTGATGCCTCGTCTTCCTCCTCTGGGGTAGATCGGGCACGGCGACTGCGTGCTCCGTTGAGGGACGGTGCTGGAGATCGGCCGTCCGCGGTGAAGGTCACCATGGCGGATGATGACGATGTCAATCCGGTCACCGGCAACGACGACCTTCGCGCGGCAGGGCTTGTCCCAGATGACGAAGACGACATCCAGGCTGACGCTGCTGCTTTGCTCGGTATCGATCTAACCTCTGCTCCTGTCGATCTAAGTTCTAATCCGACCAACGCTGGTGGAGGGCCTGCTACGGCCACCGATACTCCGGTCGGCTCCACCAGCACCGATGGTGGTACTGGTACCTCATCTGTTGGTAAGCGTAAATCTACTGTCTGGGTTGATTTTGATGAGGTATTTGAGAAAGTTAATGGGTCCAATGTTCGAATTGCTGCTATTTGTAGAATGTGTAAGACTCGTTTATCTGCTAGATCTTCTGCTGGTACTGGGCATTTGCTTAGACACCAGAAAGCTtgtaggaagaaggttgatcacgcTGCTAGGGTCCAGTCTAGGCTTGCTTTCAATCCTGATGGTTCTCTACACAATTGGGAATATGATCCTATTTTTGCTCGAACTGAGTTGTGTCGTCTGATTGCTAGGCTTGACCTTCCATTAGGTATTGGTGAGTCACAGGCCTGGGAGGATTATATTGCCCGTGCTCATAACCCCAGGTTTACCAAAGTGTCTAGACAGACCACCACTAGAGACCTTCTGAAGCTTTTCACTGAACGACGTAATGTGCTTATCAATTCTGTGTTGCCTGCTACTTCTTCGGTTGCATTAACCTCAGATATTTGGTCTGGTAATGCTAAGGAGGACTACATTAGTGTTGTCTGTCATTATGTTAATGCTGATTGGGAATTACAGAAAAAGGTCATTGGTCTTAGGCTTATTGAGGTTAGACATACTGGTCAAAATATTGCTGAAAGAATTGGTGTTGTGGTTGAGGAGTTTTGTCTGGTTGACAAGATTTTCTCTCTCACTCTAGACAATGCTTCTTCTAATTCAAAGGCTATGGATACATTGACACCTTTGTTTGCTGGTTATTTGGGTCCTGATCCTTCTTCTAACTACACTCTTATGCATCAACGTTGTGCTTGTCATATCATTAATCTCATTGTTAAATCTGGAATGAAGAGACTGAAACCTTTTTTGGAAGATTTTAGAACTGCAATTAATTTCTTAAATGCTTCTAattctagaatagcaacatttaaAGAGTACTGCTTAGCAAGGGGTGTTAGACCCAGAAAATTTGGCTTGGATATGGATGTTAGATGGAATTCTACTTATTTGATGCTTAAACACTTGGTCCCATACAAAACTGTTTTTTCTGTCTTCATCAATTCACATTATGAGTCACAATTATTGCCTCCTAATCATTGGTATGTTGCTGAGAAGATTTTAGAGTTTCTAGAACTGTACTATGACTCTACTTTTGTTCTGTCTGGTGTTTATTATCCAACTAGTCCACTAGTTCTTCACCATATTCTGGAAATTGCATCTCATTTGAAAGCATGTGAAAGAGATTTAAATCTTAGAACTATTGTGTTTCCAATGCAACTTAAATTCCTTAAATACTGGAGTGACATACCTTTGCtatattcatatgcattcattctgGACCCTAGAGCTAAGATGAGAGGTTTTTTAATGTGTTGCATTTACTTGGAGAGTGCACTGGGTGTGAGTACAGTACATATTATGCTGATGTCAAAAATGAATTGTATAAACTGTTTACTAAATATGAGACTAAGTTTGGTGCAGTTAGGGCTCAAAGGGCTGCTCAGCCTTCTATTCATACAGGTAAAAGAAAACAAGCTTGGGGAAGAATATTTGGAGATTCCAGTTCAGGTGTTGTTGGTCCTCCCCCTAGCTCTACCCCTTCTGCTTCATCTTCATCTGCTATTTGTGAGCTCTCGGCCTACTTAGATAGTGACAATGTCACTTCTTATGAGGATGATTTTGATATACTTCTCTGGTGGCGTGACCACAAGCTAACATATCCAGTTTTATCCATAATGGCAAGGGATATTATGTCTGTTCCTGTATCTACTGTCTCTTCGGAGTCTTGTTTCAGTTATACAGGGAGGATAATCGAGGAGCGACGACGACGCTTATTGCCTGAGAATGTGGAGATGCTGACTTGCTTAAAAGATTGGGAATTAGGAGAAAAGAGAGAACAACATGCTGTTGACAATCCAGAGCTTGAGGACTCATTCCAGAATTTATTTCTTGATGAAGATGAACCTGTTGCTGCTTAGTTGTAGTCTTCTAGACTGTGATGTGGTCATCTGACATGTGCTTTCACTGCTTTGTCATTGAGTGATTGTGAGAGAGTCATTTTGTATTGTAATATACATTTGTAACAGATACAAACTTAGTGATTAAACTTTGAGCTGGCTGCACTCTTTTTTCCTTTCTAGGGTTTCTCACAAGGGTGAGTTTTacctagaaaggtttttaatgaggcagcattGCACAAAACAGCTCATTTATTATATTTGTCTATATTTTGTGCTGTTTTTTTAACTTTGGTTAAATTTCTCTATGTTTTCTGCTGTTTGGGATCTCTGACGGGCTGGTGCTGGCACGACCCGTTTTTTTGAGCGTGCCTAGCGGGCTGGCCCGACACTTAAAGTGGCCCAGAGGGTCGTGCCTGGGCCAACGGCCAGGCACGTGGGCTCTCTAGGCACGACCCGTTAAGCCCGTGTGTCCGGGCCGGCCCGTTGGCTGATGGGCCGTGCTTCCCCGGGCCCGTGTcgggtcgtgccgggccggcctgtTGGCCAT
It encodes:
- the LOC100217147 gene encoding uncharacterized protein isoform X1, whose translation is MAVHELYINRNRLAPLSTRAWILLAPRLPPPAESATRALRSSSSGRGRQEEEEMAGRDGAKSSASMEEEACGEKKYGGIAPKKKPLISKVADDVWTKEHECLARLLEALMITPTHSRRSCVCAVRMQDHERAYFDSADWVLGKQAANSSTRATVESLKPKLKRTPHHQLPPRKPTCASG
- the LOC100217147 gene encoding uncharacterized protein isoform X6, which produces MALYINRNRLAPLSTRAWILLAPRLPPTAESATSSGRGRQEEEEMAGRDGAKSSASMEEEACGEKKYGGIAPKKKPLISKVADDVWTKEHECLARLLEALMITPTHSRRSCVCAVRMQDHERAYFDSADWVLGKQAANSSTRATVESLKPKLKRTPHHQLPPRKPTCASG
- the LOC100217147 gene encoding uncharacterized protein isoform X3 — encoded protein: MALYINRNRLAPLSTRAWILLAPRLPPTAESATRALRSSSSGRGRQEEEEMAGRDGAKSSASMEEEACGEKKYGGIAPKKKPLISKVADDVWTKEHECLARLLEALMITPTHSRRSCVCAVRMQDHERAYFDSADWVLGKQAANSSTRATVESLKPKLKRTPHHQLPPRKPTCASG
- the LOC100217147 gene encoding uncharacterized protein isoform X4, with product MAVHELYINRNRLAPLSTRAWILLAPRLPPPAESATSSGRGRQEEEEMAGRDGAKSSASMEEEACGEKKYGGIAPKKKPLISKVADDVWTKEHECLARLLEALMITPTHSRRSCVCAVRMQDHERAYFDSADWVLGKQAANSSTRATVESLKPKLKRTPHHQLPPRKPTCASG
- the LOC100217147 gene encoding uncharacterized protein isoform X9, translating into MAVHELYINRNRLAPLSTRAWILLAPRLPPPAESATSSGRGRQEEEEMAGRDGAKSSASMEEEACGEKKYGGIAPKKKPLISKDHERAYFDSADWVLGKQAANSSTRATVESLKPKLKRTPHHQLPPRKPTCASG
- the LOC100217147 gene encoding uncharacterized protein isoform X2 encodes the protein MAVHELYINRNRLAPLSTRAWILLAPRLPPPAESATRALRSSSSGRGRQEEEEMAGRDGAKSSASMEEEACGEKKYGGIAPKKKPLISKVADDVWTKEHECLARLLEALMITPTHSRRSCVCAVRMQDHERAYFDSADWVLGKAANSSTRATVESLKPKLKRTPHHQLPPRKPTCASG
- the LOC100217147 gene encoding uncharacterized protein isoform X5, translated to MAVHELYINRNRLAPLSTRAWILLAPRLPPPAESATSSGRGRQEEEEMAGRDGAKSSASMEEEACGEKKYGGIAPKKKPLISKVADDVWTKEHECLARLLEALMITPTHSRRSCVCAVRMQDHERAYFDSADWVLGKAANSSTRATVESLKPKLKRTPHHQLPPRKPTCASG
- the LOC100217147 gene encoding uncharacterized protein isoform X8, translating into MAVHELYINRNRLAPLSTRAWILLAPRLPPPAESATRALRSSSSGRGRQEEEEMAGRDGAKSSASMEEEACGEKKYGGIAPKKKPLISKDHERAYFDSADWVLGKAANSSTRATVESLKPKLKRTPHHQLPPRKPTCASG
- the LOC100217147 gene encoding uncharacterized protein isoform X10, producing the protein MAGRDGAKSSASMEEEACGEKKYGGIAPKKKPLISKDHERAYFDSADWVLGKAANSSTRATVESLKPKLKRTPHHQLPPRKPTCASG
- the LOC100217147 gene encoding uncharacterized protein isoform X7; this translates as MAVHELYINRNRLAPLSTRAWILLAPRLPPPAESATRALRSSSSGRGRQEEEEMAGRDGAKSSASMEEEACGEKKYGGIAPKKKPLISKDHERAYFDSADWVLGKQAANSSTRATVESLKPKLKRTPHHQLPPRKPTCASG
- the LOC100217147 gene encoding uncharacterized protein LOC100217147; translated protein: MAGRDGAKSSASMEEEACGEKKYGGIAPKKKPLISKVADDVWTKEHECLARLLEALMITPTHSRRSCVCAVRMQDHERAYFDSADWVLGKQAANSSTRATVESLKPKLKRTPHHQLPPRKPTCASG